The following coding sequences are from one Sander lucioperca isolate FBNREF2018 chromosome 2, SLUC_FBN_1.2, whole genome shotgun sequence window:
- the adam9 gene encoding disintegrin and metalloproteinase domain-containing protein 9 isoform X2, whose product MKMGGMVELLEVCCLLLLWLSGNSHCRDSQQTEHLSSYQMTVPRPVGGRLRRDVDGRLPNQVSYVVTVDGKDHVVHLERNELLLPADFTVFSYSQNGSLITSRPPVQDHCHYQGFIQDMKGSSVAMSICNGLRGVLHLADDSYGIEPSDFAPDQHLVYRLQDVTSQPRGCGTPHDDERDHDNNATEHAQYKPEEIHHRQHSRMKRAILHQTHYVELLLVVDNDRYNYMNKNETAVREEMVHLANFIDSIYVQLNVRVVLVGLEIWTQQNLINTDGGAGEVLSRFTQWREKDLVPRRRHDSAQLILKKSFGGTAGMAFVSTVCSRSHGGGINAFTNNNIPSFASIVAHELGHNLGMNHDDGRPCTCATSACIMNSGATGSRNFSSCSADDFEKMILLTGGTCLLNVPRPDEAYSAPYCGNKLVDMGEECDCGSQKECEEDPCCEYQTCKLKSGAQCAYGECCYNCQYLPGGTVCRSSTDECDLPEYCNGSSSLCQSDVFVQNGQPCRNQQAYCYNGKCQYYDGQCRAIFGSKAKVAPEICFKDVNSKGDRFGNCGYHNYGYKKCESRNALCGKLQCSNVQSVTVFGIEPSIISTPIGGAKCYGVDFMLGSDVPDPGMVNEGTKCGDNKVCINFECRSTDILNYDCDVEKKCHGHGVCNSNRNCHCEDGWAAPFCEVKGYGGSVDSGPTWNDKDTSVRDGVLVFFFLVLPLLALGVFVFLRRNELLRQLGLGRRKRSQGYQADGAASANPSRGPPPRAQPPSVARGNANNIVRDGVVETNRTASSYALRPPPPPLKPKPSAASQPLVPQRPAPAPPV is encoded by the exons ACTCTCAGCAGACAGAACACCTCTCCTCCTATCAGATGACTGTCCCTCGACCAGTAGGAGGCAGGCTGAGGCGGGACGTGGACGGGAGACTCCCCAATCAG gTCTCTTATGTCGTCACTGTGGATGGAAAAGATCATGTTGTTCATCTGGAGAGAAATGA aCTGCTGCTTCCTGCAGACTTCACTGTTTTCTCCTACAGTCAGAACGGATCACTCATCACATCCAGACCACCTGTACAG gACCACTGTCACTATCAGGGCTTCATTCAGGACATGAAGGGTTCTTCTGTTGCTATGAGTATCTGCAACGGCCTCAg AGGAGTGTTGCATCTCGCTGACGACAGTTATGGCATTGAGCCGTCAGACTTTGCCCCTGACCAGCACCTGGTGTACCGCCTGCAGGATGTGACATCACAGCCCCGGGGGTGTGGCACGCCCCACGATGATGAGCGTGATCATGACAACAACGCCACGGAGCACGCTCAGTACAAACCTGAGGAAATCCACCATAGACAGCACAGCAGG ATGAAGCGAGCTATTCTCCATCAGACTCACTACGTGGAGCTGCTGCTGGTAGTCGACAACGACAGG TATAATTATATGAACAAGAACGAGACAGCAGTGAGGGAAGAGATGGTTCATCTAGCCAACTTTATAGACAGc atTTACGTACAGCTAAATGTTCGGGTGGTGCTGGTTGGCCTGGAGATCTGGACTCAGCAGAACCTGATCAACACTGACGGAGGAGCCGGAGAGGTGCTGAGTCGCTTTACTCAGTGGAGAGAGAAAGATCTGGTTCCCCGTCGCCGCCATGACTCAGCACAACTCATCCT GAAAAAGAGTTTTGGGGGAACAGCAGGAATGGCGTTCGTCTCCACTGTCTGCTCCCGGAGCCACGGGGGCGGGATCAACGCG ttcACCAATAACAACATTCCCTCGTTCGCCTCCATCGTGGCTCATGAACTTGGTCACAACCTTGGGATGAACCACGATGACGGACGTCCCTGTACTTGCGCCACCTCCGCCTGCATCATGAACTCTGGAGCCac AGGATCCAGAAACTTCAGCAGCTGTAGTGCTGATGACTTTGAGAAGATGATCTTGTTGACGGGGGGAACCTGTCTCCTGAATGTCCCTCGGCCTGACGAGGCCTACAGCGCCCCCTACTGTGGAAACAAACTGGTGGACATGGGAGAGGAGTGCGACTGTGGATCACAGAAG GAGTGTGAGGAGGACCCCTGCTGTGAGTATCAGACCTGTAAACTCAAGTCGGGAGCTCAGTGTGCATATGGAGAATGCTGCTACAATTGTCAG taCCTACCAGGTGGAACGGTGTGTCGGTCCAGTACAGATGAGTGTGATCTACCTGAGTACTGTAACGGCTCCTCGTCCCTTTGCCAGAGCGACGTCTTTGTCCAG AATGGGCAGCCTTGCAGGAACCAGCAGGCCTACTGTTATAACGGGAAGTGCCAATACTACGACGGACAGTGTCGGGCCATATTTGGATCCA AGGCGAAGGTGGCTCCTGAAATCTGTTTTAAAGACGTCAACAGTAAAGGGGATCGCTTCGGCAACTGTGGCTACCACAACTACGGCTACAAAAAGTGTGAAAGCAG AAACGCTCTGTGCGGGAAGCTGCAGTGCTCTAACGTTCAGAGTGTGACAGTGTTTGGCATCGAACCGTCGATCATCAGCACGCCGATCGGAGGAGCCAAATGTTACGGAGTCGACTTCATGTTGGGATCAGACGTCCCAGATCCAGGCATGGTGAACGAAGGGACCAAGTGTGGAGACAACAag GTCTGCATAAACTTTGAGTGTCGCAGCACCGACATCCTGAACTACGACTGTGACGTGGAGAAGAAATGTCACGGACATGGA gtgtGTAACAGTAACAGGAACTGTCACTGTGAGGACGGCTGGGCTGCACCTTTCTGTGAGGTCAAAGGTTACGGAGGCAGCGTGGACAGCGGACCCACCTGGAACG ATAAAGACACGTCTGTCCGAGATGGTGTGCTGGTCTTCTTCTTCCTCGTCCTTCCTCTTCTCGCTctgggtgtgtttgttttcctgcGCAGGAACGAGCTGCTGCGACAACTCGGGTTGGGCCGCAGGAAGAGGTCGCAGGGATACCA GGCTGATGGTGCAGCTTCAGCCAATCCCAGCAGAGGACCGCCTCCCAGAGCGCAGCCTCCATCTGTTGCCCGGGGCAATGCCAACAACATTGTTAGAGACGGG GTGGTGGAGACCAACAGGACGGCTTCCTCCTACGCTCTGAggcctccccctccccctct AAAACCGAAACCTTCTGCTGCATCTCAGCCTCTGGTGCCTCAAAGACCTGCCCCCGCTCCACCTGTTTAA
- the adam9 gene encoding disintegrin and metalloproteinase domain-containing protein 9 isoform X1, producing the protein MKMGGMVELLEVCCLLLLWLSGNSHCRDSQQTEHLSSYQMTVPRPVGGRLRRDVDGRLPNQVSYVVTVDGKDHVVHLERNELLLPADFTVFSYSQNGSLITSRPPVQDHCHYQGFIQDMKGSSVAMSICNGLRGVLHLADDSYGIEPSDFAPDQHLVYRLQDVTSQPRGCGTPHDDERDHDNNATEHAQYKPEEIHHRQHSRMKRAILHQTHYVELLLVVDNDRYNYMNKNETAVREEMVHLANFIDSIYVQLNVRVVLVGLEIWTQQNLINTDGGAGEVLSRFTQWREKDLVPRRRHDSAQLILKKSFGGTAGMAFVSTVCSRSHGGGINAFTNNNIPSFASIVAHELGHNLGMNHDDGRPCTCATSACIMNSGATGSRNFSSCSADDFEKMILLTGGTCLLNVPRPDEAYSAPYCGNKLVDMGEECDCGSQKECEEDPCCEYQTCKLKSGAQCAYGECCYNCQYLPGGTVCRSSTDECDLPEYCNGSSSLCQSDVFVQNGQPCRNQQAYCYNGKCQYYDGQCRAIFGSKAKVAPEICFKDVNSKGDRFGNCGYHNYGYKKCESRNALCGKLQCSNVQSVTVFGIEPSIISTPIGGAKCYGVDFMLGSDVPDPGMVNEGTKCGDNKVCINFECRSTDILNYDCDVEKKCHGHGVCNSNRNCHCEDGWAAPFCEVKGYGGSVDSGPTWNDKDTSVRDGVLVFFFLVLPLLALGVFVFLRRNELLRQLGLGRRKRSQGYQADGAASANPSRGPPPRAQPPSVARGNANNIVRDGHHAQLLPPQEVVETNRTASSYALRPPPPPLKPKPSAASQPLVPQRPAPAPPV; encoded by the exons ACTCTCAGCAGACAGAACACCTCTCCTCCTATCAGATGACTGTCCCTCGACCAGTAGGAGGCAGGCTGAGGCGGGACGTGGACGGGAGACTCCCCAATCAG gTCTCTTATGTCGTCACTGTGGATGGAAAAGATCATGTTGTTCATCTGGAGAGAAATGA aCTGCTGCTTCCTGCAGACTTCACTGTTTTCTCCTACAGTCAGAACGGATCACTCATCACATCCAGACCACCTGTACAG gACCACTGTCACTATCAGGGCTTCATTCAGGACATGAAGGGTTCTTCTGTTGCTATGAGTATCTGCAACGGCCTCAg AGGAGTGTTGCATCTCGCTGACGACAGTTATGGCATTGAGCCGTCAGACTTTGCCCCTGACCAGCACCTGGTGTACCGCCTGCAGGATGTGACATCACAGCCCCGGGGGTGTGGCACGCCCCACGATGATGAGCGTGATCATGACAACAACGCCACGGAGCACGCTCAGTACAAACCTGAGGAAATCCACCATAGACAGCACAGCAGG ATGAAGCGAGCTATTCTCCATCAGACTCACTACGTGGAGCTGCTGCTGGTAGTCGACAACGACAGG TATAATTATATGAACAAGAACGAGACAGCAGTGAGGGAAGAGATGGTTCATCTAGCCAACTTTATAGACAGc atTTACGTACAGCTAAATGTTCGGGTGGTGCTGGTTGGCCTGGAGATCTGGACTCAGCAGAACCTGATCAACACTGACGGAGGAGCCGGAGAGGTGCTGAGTCGCTTTACTCAGTGGAGAGAGAAAGATCTGGTTCCCCGTCGCCGCCATGACTCAGCACAACTCATCCT GAAAAAGAGTTTTGGGGGAACAGCAGGAATGGCGTTCGTCTCCACTGTCTGCTCCCGGAGCCACGGGGGCGGGATCAACGCG ttcACCAATAACAACATTCCCTCGTTCGCCTCCATCGTGGCTCATGAACTTGGTCACAACCTTGGGATGAACCACGATGACGGACGTCCCTGTACTTGCGCCACCTCCGCCTGCATCATGAACTCTGGAGCCac AGGATCCAGAAACTTCAGCAGCTGTAGTGCTGATGACTTTGAGAAGATGATCTTGTTGACGGGGGGAACCTGTCTCCTGAATGTCCCTCGGCCTGACGAGGCCTACAGCGCCCCCTACTGTGGAAACAAACTGGTGGACATGGGAGAGGAGTGCGACTGTGGATCACAGAAG GAGTGTGAGGAGGACCCCTGCTGTGAGTATCAGACCTGTAAACTCAAGTCGGGAGCTCAGTGTGCATATGGAGAATGCTGCTACAATTGTCAG taCCTACCAGGTGGAACGGTGTGTCGGTCCAGTACAGATGAGTGTGATCTACCTGAGTACTGTAACGGCTCCTCGTCCCTTTGCCAGAGCGACGTCTTTGTCCAG AATGGGCAGCCTTGCAGGAACCAGCAGGCCTACTGTTATAACGGGAAGTGCCAATACTACGACGGACAGTGTCGGGCCATATTTGGATCCA AGGCGAAGGTGGCTCCTGAAATCTGTTTTAAAGACGTCAACAGTAAAGGGGATCGCTTCGGCAACTGTGGCTACCACAACTACGGCTACAAAAAGTGTGAAAGCAG AAACGCTCTGTGCGGGAAGCTGCAGTGCTCTAACGTTCAGAGTGTGACAGTGTTTGGCATCGAACCGTCGATCATCAGCACGCCGATCGGAGGAGCCAAATGTTACGGAGTCGACTTCATGTTGGGATCAGACGTCCCAGATCCAGGCATGGTGAACGAAGGGACCAAGTGTGGAGACAACAag GTCTGCATAAACTTTGAGTGTCGCAGCACCGACATCCTGAACTACGACTGTGACGTGGAGAAGAAATGTCACGGACATGGA gtgtGTAACAGTAACAGGAACTGTCACTGTGAGGACGGCTGGGCTGCACCTTTCTGTGAGGTCAAAGGTTACGGAGGCAGCGTGGACAGCGGACCCACCTGGAACG ATAAAGACACGTCTGTCCGAGATGGTGTGCTGGTCTTCTTCTTCCTCGTCCTTCCTCTTCTCGCTctgggtgtgtttgttttcctgcGCAGGAACGAGCTGCTGCGACAACTCGGGTTGGGCCGCAGGAAGAGGTCGCAGGGATACCA GGCTGATGGTGCAGCTTCAGCCAATCCCAGCAGAGGACCGCCTCCCAGAGCGCAGCCTCCATCTGTTGCCCGGGGCAATGCCAACAACATTGTTAGAGACGGG CACCACGCTCAGCTACTGCCACCACAGGAG GTGGTGGAGACCAACAGGACGGCTTCCTCCTACGCTCTGAggcctccccctccccctct AAAACCGAAACCTTCTGCTGCATCTCAGCCTCTGGTGCCTCAAAGACCTGCCCCCGCTCCACCTGTTTAA